In Thalassoglobus sp. JC818, one DNA window encodes the following:
- a CDS encoding GDP-mannose 4,6-dehydratase translates to MSKCLITGGAGFIGSHLTEKLLEDGHEVTVLDNFSTGRPDNLSHVADHPRLTRLTGSITDHVLLTEAVRGQDIIYHLAAAVGVKLVADDPVRTIETNIYPTEWLLKLATQTGCRFFLASTSEVYGKNPNECWDEEEDLHFGPTSKPRWAYGCSKAIDEFLALAYHAKYGLPIVIGRFFNVVGPRQVGNYGMVIPRFVDQAMNGGPVIVYDDGQQVRCFAHVKEVIRCIDELVRSDEAVGRIFNIGSDRPVTIHELAKTVIEKVDSSVEVNFREYTEAYGNDFEDVRRRVPNVDRLQKTLGWKPSLTLSEILDDIIAWKKSSQ, encoded by the coding sequence ATGTCGAAGTGCTTGATTACAGGTGGAGCGGGTTTCATCGGAAGCCACCTAACCGAGAAACTTCTCGAAGATGGACATGAAGTCACCGTACTCGACAACTTCTCGACCGGCCGTCCAGACAACCTCTCGCACGTCGCCGATCATCCACGACTGACCCGTTTGACGGGGTCCATCACCGATCACGTTCTCCTCACGGAAGCAGTTCGCGGCCAGGACATCATCTACCATCTTGCCGCAGCTGTGGGGGTCAAACTCGTCGCGGACGATCCAGTTCGCACGATCGAAACGAACATCTATCCCACTGAATGGCTTTTGAAACTCGCCACTCAAACCGGTTGCCGCTTCTTCCTCGCCTCAACAAGTGAAGTCTACGGAAAGAATCCGAACGAGTGCTGGGACGAGGAAGAAGACCTGCATTTCGGACCGACTTCCAAACCCCGCTGGGCTTACGGCTGCTCGAAAGCCATCGACGAATTTCTCGCACTCGCTTATCACGCCAAGTACGGGCTTCCGATCGTGATCGGCCGATTCTTCAATGTAGTCGGTCCTCGGCAGGTCGGAAATTATGGAATGGTCATTCCCCGTTTCGTTGATCAAGCGATGAACGGCGGTCCGGTCATTGTTTACGACGACGGACAACAGGTGCGCTGCTTTGCACACGTCAAAGAAGTCATTCGCTGCATCGATGAACTGGTCCGCTCAGACGAAGCAGTCGGTCGAATCTTCAACATCGGAAGCGACCGGCCAGTCACGATTCATGAACTCGCAAAGACTGTCATCGAGAAGGTGGACTCCTCCGTCGAAGTGAACTTCCGAGAGTACACCGAAGCCTACGGAAACGACTTCGAAGACGTCAGACGCCGCGTCCCCAACGTCGACCGCTTGCAGAAGACGTTGGGCTGGAAACCATCGCTGACGCTCAGTGAAATCCTCGACGACATCATCGCCTGGAAAAAGTCCTCACAGTAG
- a CDS encoding sulfotransferase has translation MSEEKKTKPKRSSQGPFSIWHGMKISGLYNLMKLRPQLSWTKAGRIALLPPMAMYNSTMAAVESLLYGRRIRETEPVAPPIFILGFWRSGTTLLHNLMDSDPQFTTTTLYQTVFPWHFLTTQAVASRLTAAFIPESRPMDNVRVGWDVAQEDEVALCVMTQLSPYLMVTFPYQFEIIRRYIDIEAISEKDRQRWCSALDTLVRKVTLRTPKQLVLKSPSHTFRIETLLKMYPGAKFVYIYRDPFDVFNSNCHLRQTMATENTLGENPNGGFEDDVIKWYNEGFTSYQKHKGLIPEGDLCEVKYEELAADPLGQMVRIYQQLSLKNMDAMQAAIEPQVEELKKYKKNKFDRDPHWVKEVYQRCRAAYDEFGYPAPTDEQIEAA, from the coding sequence ATGTCGGAAGAAAAGAAAACGAAGCCGAAGCGCTCTTCGCAAGGGCCGTTCTCAATCTGGCATGGGATGAAGATTTCCGGGCTTTACAATCTAATGAAGCTCCGTCCTCAACTGAGCTGGACTAAAGCAGGCAGAATCGCCCTTTTGCCCCCCATGGCGATGTACAACTCCACAATGGCGGCTGTCGAGTCGCTGTTGTACGGTCGACGTATCCGCGAGACCGAGCCAGTAGCCCCGCCGATTTTTATTCTTGGATTCTGGAGAAGCGGAACCACTCTTCTGCACAACCTGATGGATTCCGATCCGCAGTTCACAACGACCACGCTTTATCAAACAGTCTTTCCGTGGCACTTTTTGACGACGCAGGCAGTCGCATCCCGATTGACAGCGGCATTCATCCCTGAAAGCCGGCCGATGGATAATGTCCGCGTGGGGTGGGATGTCGCCCAAGAAGATGAAGTCGCCTTGTGTGTGATGACGCAACTGTCACCGTACTTGATGGTCACATTCCCGTATCAGTTCGAGATCATTCGACGATACATCGACATCGAAGCCATCTCCGAGAAAGACCGCCAACGCTGGTGCTCTGCCCTCGATACACTCGTGCGAAAAGTCACTCTGCGCACGCCGAAGCAACTCGTCTTGAAGTCACCATCTCACACATTCCGCATTGAAACACTGCTCAAGATGTACCCGGGCGCGAAGTTCGTTTACATCTATCGCGACCCGTTTGATGTCTTTAACTCCAACTGCCATCTACGCCAGACGATGGCCACGGAAAACACGCTTGGAGAGAATCCCAACGGTGGATTCGAAGACGACGTCATCAAGTGGTACAACGAGGGATTCACCAGCTATCAGAAGCACAAAGGTTTGATTCCCGAAGGTGATCTGTGTGAAGTCAAGTACGAAGAACTTGCTGCCGACCCGCTCGGGCAAATGGTTCGTATCTACCAGCAGCTCAGCTTGAAAAACATGGACGCCATGCAAGCCGCCATCGAGCCGCAGGTCGAAGAACTCAAGAAGTACAAGAAGAACAAATTCGACCGTGATCCACATTGGGTCAAGGAAGTCTACCAGCGTTGTCGCGCAGCCTACGATGAATTCGGATATCCCGCCCCCACTGATGAACAGATCGAAGCTGCCTAG
- a CDS encoding SDR family oxidoreductase, whose product MSNRRFEGMVAVITGVNDRGIGAAIADQLAQEGAQLALLWHEEPTRFLKRLEKRDIDVLSMQCDVTSQSQVDSAKEAVRERFGATDVLINNAGIDHSGEFASTSDEDWLSLIDVNLTGAMRMIRSFLPSLTAERGVVVNIASVLGIAGCAGFPAYSASKAGLIGLTQSIAAEMAPKGIRAVCVAPALVKTPMLKKYLSTFDEDVLAELQRSHPLGIGSPQDVAAAVAFLASPEARWITGVTLPLGWNAAFPLPGQMIGQQPQNSLKFPSLDAAESSTPRRAAG is encoded by the coding sequence ATGTCGAATCGTCGTTTTGAAGGCATGGTCGCAGTCATTACTGGTGTCAATGACCGCGGTATCGGAGCTGCCATCGCTGACCAGCTGGCACAAGAGGGGGCACAGCTCGCCTTGCTCTGGCACGAAGAGCCGACACGGTTTCTCAAACGCCTCGAAAAACGCGACATCGACGTGCTATCAATGCAGTGTGATGTGACATCACAATCACAAGTCGATTCGGCGAAGGAGGCGGTTCGCGAGCGTTTTGGCGCAACGGACGTTCTAATTAACAATGCCGGAATCGATCACTCGGGAGAATTTGCCTCGACATCGGATGAAGATTGGCTTTCGCTGATCGATGTGAATCTCACCGGGGCCATGCGGATGATTCGCAGCTTTCTCCCGTCTCTTACGGCTGAACGGGGAGTGGTCGTCAACATTGCGTCTGTACTCGGAATTGCTGGATGTGCAGGGTTTCCTGCCTATTCTGCTTCGAAAGCGGGACTCATCGGGCTCACGCAATCAATCGCTGCGGAAATGGCTCCGAAGGGAATTCGAGCGGTTTGCGTCGCCCCGGCACTCGTGAAAACCCCCATGCTGAAAAAATATCTCTCCACGTTCGACGAAGACGTGCTTGCTGAGCTTCAACGATCTCATCCGCTCGGAATCGGATCTCCTCAGGATGTCGCAGCTGCGGTTGCGTTTCTCGCCTCCCCGGAAGCTCGTTGGATCACCGGAGTTACGCTGCCGCTGGGATGGAATGCAGCCTTCCCGCTGCCAGGCCAGATGATCGGTCAACAACCGCAGAATTCGCTTAAATTTCCATCACTCGACGCTGCAGAGTCATCGACACCCCGACGTGCAGCTGGCTAG
- a CDS encoding helix-hairpin-helix domain-containing protein, translated as MQRDAEIGLMTFFATNPRLPFKPRNMPSSFKEPAPPRSEDAAQPTSNQTELGLRKSDRRLLLTMCLCTVSLSGIIWIAKNTGRMPEVEIVRSAEQQALFQIDINSATWVEWMQLEGVGEVTARAIVDDRSANGPFQSIDDVQRVRGIGSVTLDKMRPHLNCFQCVDAVN; from the coding sequence ATGCAGAGGGACGCTGAAATTGGTCTAATGACCTTTTTCGCGACCAACCCCCGCCTCCCGTTTAAGCCACGGAATATGCCTTCCTCTTTCAAAGAGCCTGCTCCGCCCCGTAGCGAAGATGCTGCTCAGCCTACATCAAATCAAACGGAGCTGGGGCTAAGAAAATCGGATCGCCGATTGCTCCTGACGATGTGCTTATGCACAGTTTCGTTATCAGGCATCATCTGGATTGCGAAGAATACGGGACGAATGCCCGAAGTCGAAATCGTCCGTTCGGCAGAACAGCAGGCGCTCTTTCAGATCGATATCAACTCCGCCACGTGGGTGGAATGGATGCAACTCGAAGGCGTCGGCGAAGTGACTGCCAGGGCCATTGTCGACGATCGCTCTGCAAACGGCCCGTTCCAGTCAATTGATGATGTACAGCGGGTTCGCGGAATCGGATCAGTCACTCTCGACAAAATGCGTCCGCACCTGAATTGCTTTCAATGCGTAGACGCGGTCAACTAA
- a CDS encoding glycosyltransferase family 4 protein, with amino-acid sequence MSSETHPDSASIPSRASLREPNECLRVCHLAENLCSGEIERHLLELAASTSPNDVHLSFVSLHEVGEAADVLRDSGHTVESLKRSLFGKIQSLRKLSQFLDRNEIDILHMHGTAAQFHGAIACKWSQTPLAVATHYGRGCGADRKSLWQFRIANEFTDRVIGISEATTELCRQQNQSNRNRMITIPFGIDSTRFFPYGPSSDLRALAIGECTPENGFESLIHAVRSVVNSYPHFKVQIVGTGPLLNQLVELAGSLRLTHHVEFLGERQINDELLKHNGFLISTASTLASQRSVLSAMATGLPVLTTEPFAVSDFIEDGVTGKIARGKEASQLAVALVSMIDEAPLWPSMGAKCRELAETVLSVQTTARRYSQLYRNLASQSATSRVS; translated from the coding sequence ATGTCGTCTGAAACTCATCCGGATTCGGCTTCGATCCCGTCGAGGGCATCCTTGCGGGAGCCGAATGAGTGCCTCAGAGTCTGCCATCTCGCCGAAAATCTTTGCAGCGGCGAAATCGAACGGCACCTGCTCGAACTGGCAGCGTCAACGAGTCCGAACGACGTCCATCTCTCGTTTGTGTCGCTTCATGAAGTCGGAGAAGCTGCCGATGTGCTCAGGGACTCCGGCCATACGGTCGAATCGCTGAAGCGGTCGCTGTTCGGGAAAATCCAGTCGCTGCGCAAGTTGAGCCAGTTTCTCGATCGAAACGAAATCGACATTCTCCACATGCACGGAACTGCGGCGCAGTTTCACGGGGCCATCGCATGCAAGTGGTCTCAAACCCCGCTCGCTGTCGCAACGCACTATGGTCGTGGATGCGGGGCCGATCGGAAATCGCTCTGGCAATTTCGAATTGCAAACGAGTTCACCGACCGAGTCATTGGCATCTCGGAAGCGACAACCGAACTCTGCCGACAGCAGAATCAATCGAACCGCAATCGAATGATCACCATTCCCTTCGGAATCGATTCGACACGATTCTTTCCGTACGGTCCAAGTTCGGATCTTCGGGCATTGGCGATTGGCGAGTGCACTCCTGAAAATGGATTCGAATCCCTCATCCACGCGGTTCGTTCAGTCGTGAACAGCTATCCTCACTTTAAAGTTCAGATTGTGGGAACGGGCCCACTCTTGAACCAACTGGTTGAGTTGGCTGGCTCACTGAGGCTGACCCATCACGTTGAGTTTCTGGGCGAACGACAAATCAACGATGAGTTGTTGAAGCACAACGGGTTTCTCATTTCGACAGCCTCGACGCTCGCATCCCAACGCAGCGTTTTGTCCGCCATGGCGACTGGACTTCCCGTGTTGACGACGGAACCGTTCGCTGTTTCCGATTTCATCGAGGATGGAGTCACCGGGAAGATTGCTCGTGGCAAGGAAGCGAGTCAGCTCGCGGTCGCCCTCGTTTCGATGATCGACGAAGCTCCTCTCTGGCCGTCAATGGGAGCGAAGTGTCGAGAACTGGCGGAAACTGTCTTGAGTGTGCAGACGACCGCACGACGCTACTCTCAGCTCTATCGAAACCTTGCTTCTCAATCTGCCACGTCGAGGGTCAGCTGA
- a CDS encoding UDP-glucuronic acid decarboxylase family protein, whose amino-acid sequence MSTILVTGGGGFLGSHLCERLLNEDNDVICVDNFFSGRKENIRHLIGHPNFEVIRHDIVHPLHIEADQIYNLACPASPVSYQHNPIKTIKTSTLGMVNMLGLAKRCGARILHTSTSEVYGDPEVHPQTEDYWGSVNPIGPRSCYDEGKRVAESLCMNYHLAHNMEVRIVRIFNTYGPRMAPDDGRVVSNFIMQALRGEELTVYGDGKQTRSFCYVSDLIDGFIRMMKQDEQVGPINLGNPVENTMVELAETILEITGSKSKIRFDPLPKDDPKRRCPDISRAKALLKWAPQVDLKTGLTHTTKYYRDTQL is encoded by the coding sequence GTGTCGACGATTCTCGTCACTGGGGGAGGCGGCTTTCTCGGAAGTCATCTGTGTGAACGGCTGCTCAACGAAGACAATGATGTCATCTGCGTGGACAATTTCTTTTCCGGGCGAAAAGAGAACATCCGCCATTTGATCGGCCACCCGAATTTCGAAGTGATCCGTCACGACATTGTGCACCCTCTTCACATCGAAGCGGATCAGATCTACAACCTCGCGTGCCCAGCATCGCCGGTTTCGTATCAGCACAATCCGATCAAGACGATCAAGACATCGACTCTCGGCATGGTCAATATGCTCGGGCTGGCGAAACGCTGCGGAGCCAGAATTCTGCACACATCGACGTCCGAAGTTTATGGCGATCCGGAAGTTCACCCGCAGACAGAAGACTATTGGGGCAGCGTCAATCCGATTGGCCCGCGCAGCTGTTACGACGAAGGGAAACGCGTCGCTGAGTCGCTATGCATGAACTACCACCTGGCCCATAACATGGAAGTTCGCATCGTGCGAATCTTCAACACTTATGGACCTCGCATGGCTCCGGACGATGGACGTGTTGTGTCCAACTTCATTATGCAGGCACTTCGCGGAGAAGAGCTGACCGTCTACGGCGACGGAAAGCAAACACGCTCATTTTGCTATGTCTCCGACCTCATCGACGGCTTTATTCGGATGATGAAACAGGACGAGCAGGTTGGCCCGATCAACCTGGGGAATCCCGTCGAAAACACCATGGTCGAACTCGCGGAAACGATCCTCGAGATCACCGGATCGAAGTCCAAGATTCGCTTTGACCCGCTTCCCAAAGATGATCCGAAACGCCGTTGCCCTGATATCTCGCGAGCGAAAGCCCTGCTCAAGTGGGCACCGCAAGTCGATCTGAAAACCGGCCTGACGCACACGACGAAGTACTACCGAGACACTCAGCTGTAG
- a CDS encoding MEKHLA domain-containing protein: MSQDSPWLKRNWVAHTQLMLDSYERYLKKELIPREGSQLDQAKELFLSPFVVVSHDYRPDPVLNYGNQVALELWDMDVATLCKTPSRMTAEPVHRDERKRLLKRTTENGFVDDYSGIRISQNGRRFLIRQAVVWNLIDFKNNYRGQAATFSDWEWLDETETATTE, translated from the coding sequence ATGTCTCAAGATTCACCGTGGTTGAAACGAAACTGGGTTGCTCATACGCAGTTGATGCTGGACTCTTATGAGCGCTATCTCAAGAAGGAACTCATCCCGCGTGAGGGAAGCCAACTGGATCAGGCGAAAGAGTTGTTCCTGTCACCCTTTGTTGTCGTTTCACACGACTATCGTCCCGATCCCGTGCTCAACTACGGAAATCAGGTCGCCCTTGAGCTATGGGATATGGATGTCGCGACACTCTGCAAGACCCCGTCGAGGATGACTGCTGAACCGGTGCATCGCGATGAACGCAAGCGATTGCTCAAACGCACGACGGAAAACGGCTTCGTCGATGACTATTCAGGAATCCGCATCAGCCAGAATGGTCGCCGCTTTCTTATTCGTCAGGCGGTGGTCTGGAATCTCATCGACTTCAAGAACAACTACCGCGGACAAGCAGCCACTTTCTCTGACTGGGAGTGGCTTGATGAGACCGAAACAGCCACGACAGAATGA
- a CDS encoding DUF1499 domain-containing protein, which yields MKKRTVRIAIIAIALPVIGLAYLSMTAKRPDHLGVVDGKLAPAPDSPNCVLTQTDSDEHKMSPWEYSGTAAEAKSNLVTILEELPRTKIVESTETYIHAEVKSFLFRFVDDVEFLIDEEAKLIHFRSASRVGRSDLGVNRKRMEGLRDRFLRLQTKTTEEASDADSLTE from the coding sequence GTGAAGAAACGGACCGTGCGCATCGCGATCATTGCTATTGCTCTCCCGGTCATCGGATTGGCATATCTCAGCATGACAGCAAAACGTCCTGATCATCTCGGCGTCGTCGATGGAAAACTCGCTCCAGCTCCGGATTCGCCGAATTGTGTTCTCACTCAAACCGATTCCGATGAACACAAGATGTCTCCGTGGGAATATTCCGGGACTGCCGCAGAAGCGAAGTCCAATCTGGTCACTATTCTCGAGGAACTTCCGCGAACGAAGATCGTCGAGTCGACGGAGACTTACATTCACGCTGAGGTCAAGAGTTTTCTGTTTCGGTTCGTCGACGATGTCGAGTTTCTGATTGACGAAGAAGCCAAGCTCATCCATTTTCGATCTGCTTCACGCGTCGGTCGTTCCGATCTTGGCGTGAATCGGAAGCGGATGGAGGGGCTGCGCGATCGCTTTCTGAGACTGCAGACAAAGACCACGGAAGAAGCCTCAGACGCCGATTCTCTGACCGAATAG
- a CDS encoding phenylalanine--tRNA ligase subunit alpha encodes MAETLQLDEFSYSVWETLANHQEIGLNELAAALKSDQSRVLVSIQEAANQGCATIREESFDELIPSAEAVSLVSEGLPERKALTLLLESNGELGTGDFAKAANQAGIAVNDVFRWGTARGWIERDKQGVRITDSGRKAGEGEKDVDEVVILEAAGQPTSLENASDADRIKQLLGKRNELAKIKSRNRRTVSLTAEGRKLLESGEISVKKERNLLSADDIRSGAWKEITLRPYDVTLSAETVRPAKVHPLRKIIEQTRRAYLEMGFTEVVSPMVESSFWNFDALFQPQDHPARDMQDTFYMANPATTDLPEDTELVDRVRHAHEDGGDTGSEGWGYRWSPERAKQVVLRTHTTASTIRALARHPDPPLKTFCVGWVCRNETMSYKHLPVFHQVDGIVIDKNASLATLLGTLETFYKKMGFQQVKFKPAFYPYTEPSVDVVVYLESRGKWIEMGGSGIFRPEVTEPLGCKHPVMAWGLGMERLAMIRYGLSDIRELYQGRIEALEEMALHQ; translated from the coding sequence ATGGCTGAGACACTGCAACTCGACGAATTTTCGTACTCCGTCTGGGAAACGTTGGCCAATCATCAGGAGATCGGTCTCAACGAACTTGCAGCGGCACTCAAATCTGATCAGTCGCGCGTGCTTGTTTCGATTCAGGAAGCCGCCAATCAAGGCTGTGCGACGATCCGCGAAGAGTCGTTTGATGAGCTCATTCCCTCTGCTGAAGCGGTCTCACTTGTGAGTGAAGGATTGCCTGAGCGAAAAGCGCTGACACTCCTTCTCGAATCGAATGGAGAACTCGGAACCGGCGACTTCGCGAAAGCGGCCAACCAGGCCGGAATTGCCGTGAACGACGTCTTTCGCTGGGGAACAGCACGAGGCTGGATTGAACGCGATAAGCAGGGAGTCCGGATCACTGACTCAGGCCGGAAGGCAGGCGAAGGTGAAAAGGATGTCGACGAAGTCGTGATTCTCGAAGCGGCTGGCCAACCTACATCGCTCGAAAACGCTTCCGATGCGGACCGTATCAAGCAACTGCTTGGCAAGCGAAACGAGCTTGCAAAAATCAAATCCCGCAACCGAAGAACGGTCTCGCTGACAGCGGAAGGGCGAAAGCTTCTCGAGTCGGGTGAGATTTCCGTAAAGAAGGAACGAAATCTACTCTCGGCAGACGACATTCGAAGCGGTGCCTGGAAGGAAATCACGCTGCGGCCTTACGACGTGACTCTGTCTGCGGAGACAGTCCGTCCGGCCAAAGTGCATCCACTTCGCAAGATCATTGAGCAAACCCGACGGGCCTATTTGGAAATGGGATTCACGGAAGTGGTCTCTCCGATGGTGGAGTCGTCGTTCTGGAACTTCGACGCACTCTTCCAGCCGCAAGATCATCCTGCTCGAGATATGCAGGACACCTTCTATATGGCCAATCCGGCGACAACAGACTTGCCGGAGGATACCGAACTCGTCGATCGTGTCCGACATGCTCACGAAGATGGAGGAGATACCGGTTCGGAAGGGTGGGGATATCGCTGGTCGCCGGAGCGTGCAAAACAAGTCGTGTTGCGAACACACACCACTGCTTCGACGATTCGAGCGTTGGCTCGACATCCCGATCCACCACTGAAAACATTCTGCGTGGGCTGGGTCTGCCGGAACGAGACGATGAGCTATAAGCATCTCCCGGTCTTCCATCAGGTCGACGGAATCGTCATCGACAAAAATGCTTCGCTGGCAACGTTGCTGGGAACTCTGGAAACCTTCTACAAGAAGATGGGTTTCCAACAGGTCAAATTCAAACCCGCCTTCTATCCATACACCGAGCCGAGCGTGGACGTTGTTGTTTACCTCGAAAGCCGAGGGAAATGGATCGAAATGGGTGGATCAGGAATCTTCCGTCCGGAAGTGACCGAACCGCTTGGCTGCAAGCATCCCGTGATGGCATGGGGGCTGGGAATGGAGCGTCTGGCCATGATTCGATACGGCCTTTCGGACATTCGCGAGCTCTATCAGGGACGAATCGAAGCGTTGGAAGAAATGGCACTCCACCAATAA
- the typA gene encoding translational GTPase TypA — MRRTDIRNIAIIAHVDHGKTTLVDSLLRQGGQFRDSQLVGDCILDSNDLERERGITILSKNIAIPYKGVKINVIDTPGHADFGGEVERVLRMADGALILVDAFEGPRPQTRFVLTKALEVGLRPIIVINKIDRPDCRPDDVLLETVHLMEELGAEDSLEIPYIYASGRAGFASHDSEARDGNILPLLDLILEHVPGPVANVEAPLQMAVTSIQWSEFVGRICIGRVTNGVVRPGMNVALMKAGGNVVKSSIEGVEIFDKLGRAKTDEAGAGDIVALTGLANAEIGDTIASVDNPVALPRTSVDEPTLSMVFTINSSPFSGKSGKFLTSRHLRDRLQRELESNVALRVEEADAKEAFKVSGRGLLHLSILIETMRREGYELSVGKPEVIRRQVDGKWQEPFEILEIEVPSTDVGTVIEIVSARKGQLQELKAGTGTHSHVQFLIPARGLIGLRTRLLNASKGEAVMNHRFECYAELEGEIPRRKNGVLISQIQGKATAYALWKLSERADLLIAPGTDVYEGMIVGENSRDNDLVVNPVREKKLTNVRASGSDDNIVLEPPRAMSLEMALEYIEADEYLEVTPDSLRLRKIWLKETDRKRNPLRG; from the coding sequence ATGCGAAGAACGGACATTCGCAACATCGCGATCATTGCCCACGTCGACCACGGAAAAACGACGCTTGTCGACTCATTGCTGCGACAAGGCGGACAGTTCCGCGACTCGCAACTCGTCGGCGACTGTATTCTCGATTCCAACGACCTGGAGCGGGAACGCGGCATCACAATTCTCTCGAAGAACATTGCCATTCCCTACAAGGGAGTGAAGATCAACGTGATCGATACACCCGGCCACGCCGATTTCGGTGGGGAAGTCGAGCGTGTTCTCCGCATGGCTGACGGTGCATTGATTCTCGTTGATGCATTCGAAGGCCCACGACCACAAACACGATTCGTGCTCACAAAGGCTCTCGAAGTCGGACTGCGCCCGATCATCGTGATCAACAAAATCGATCGCCCGGATTGCCGCCCCGATGACGTTCTTCTGGAAACCGTCCACTTGATGGAAGAACTCGGCGCCGAAGATTCGCTCGAAATTCCTTACATCTACGCGAGTGGTCGTGCAGGATTCGCATCACACGACTCGGAAGCCCGTGACGGAAACATTCTTCCGCTGCTCGACCTCATTCTGGAACACGTTCCCGGTCCTGTGGCGAATGTCGAAGCTCCACTGCAAATGGCGGTGACGTCGATTCAGTGGTCCGAATTCGTCGGACGAATCTGCATCGGTCGAGTCACAAATGGCGTCGTCCGTCCCGGCATGAATGTCGCGCTCATGAAAGCGGGTGGGAATGTCGTGAAGTCGTCCATCGAAGGTGTTGAAATCTTCGACAAGCTCGGACGAGCCAAAACAGACGAAGCTGGGGCAGGGGACATTGTCGCCCTCACCGGTCTCGCCAATGCCGAAATCGGCGACACCATCGCTTCGGTCGATAATCCGGTGGCGCTTCCTCGGACTTCTGTCGACGAACCGACCCTGTCGATGGTCTTCACGATCAACTCTTCGCCATTCTCCGGGAAGAGCGGGAAGTTTCTGACAAGCCGCCACCTGCGAGATCGACTTCAGCGCGAACTCGAATCGAATGTTGCCCTCCGCGTGGAAGAAGCAGATGCGAAAGAGGCCTTCAAGGTCTCGGGACGAGGGTTGCTGCACCTGTCGATTCTGATCGAAACAATGCGACGCGAAGGGTACGAACTTTCCGTCGGAAAACCGGAAGTCATTCGTCGTCAGGTCGACGGAAAATGGCAAGAGCCTTTTGAAATTCTCGAGATCGAAGTCCCATCAACCGATGTCGGAACCGTGATCGAAATCGTCTCAGCCCGGAAAGGTCAACTCCAGGAGTTGAAAGCCGGAACGGGAACGCATTCACACGTGCAATTCCTCATTCCCGCCCGTGGACTGATTGGACTCCGAACACGACTGCTGAACGCTTCCAAGGGTGAAGCGGTCATGAACCATCGCTTTGAGTGCTACGCAGAACTCGAAGGTGAGATTCCTCGACGGAAGAACGGCGTGCTGATCTCCCAAATTCAGGGCAAAGCGACAGCTTACGCTCTGTGGAAACTGAGCGAACGCGCCGATCTGTTGATCGCCCCCGGAACGGATGTTTACGAAGGAATGATCGTCGGAGAAAATTCACGCGACAACGATCTCGTTGTGAATCCGGTCCGCGAGAAGAAGTTGACTAACGTTCGAGCGTCCGGTTCCGACGACAACATCGTCCTTGAACCTCCGCGAGCAATGTCCCTCGAAATGGCACTGGAGTACATCGAGGCAGATGAGTACCTCGAAGTCACTCCCGATTCGCTTCGCCTGCGAAAAATCTGGCTGAAAGAAACCGATCGCAAACGCAATCCACTGCGTGGTTAG